GGCTTGGACCAGCAGAAGATCGCCGACTACATCCGCAAGACCGAGTTCAACACCATCGTCGGCAAGATCAAGTTCGGCAAGAACGGCGAGTGGGCGCACGGGCGGACGCTCATGGTCCAGTACCAGAAGATCGACGGCAGCGGCGCCGAGCAGTTCCGGAAGCCGGGCAAGAAGGTCGTGCTCTACCCCGACGAGTTCAAGTCGGGCACCATCATCTACCCGTACGCGGCGGCGAAGAACTAGCGCGAGTCCGTTCTGTTCTCCTGGGACCTTCTCGCGAACGCGGTGGTCGCCGGGCTGCTGCTGAGCGGCTTCTACGCCGCCGTCAGCCTCGGGGTGTCGGTCATCTTCGGGCTGCTCGATATCGCCAATATCGCGCAGCCCGCGTTCTTGATCCTGGGCGCCTACGCCGCCTACGTCATGAACGGGGCCTTCGGCCTCGATCCCATCCTGTGCGGGCTCCTCTTCACGCCCGTGTTCTTCGTGCTGGGCGCGGTGGTGTATCGCATCTACTACGAGAGCTTCGAGCGCCGCGGGGCGGAATCGCTCCGCGGCCTCGTCTTCTTCTTCGGGCTCCTCTTCATCATCGAGGTGAGCCTGAGCATGGTCTTCGGGGTGGACTACCGGCTCGTGCAGAGCGGGTGGACGACCCGGTCCTTCGAGATCGCGGGGGTGGGCATCGCCTTCCGCTACCTCGTGCCCTGCGTGGTCGGCCTCGCGATGACGCTCACCATGTACCTCTTCCTGAGCCGCACCTTCTACGGCCGCGCCATCATGGCGGTGTCGCAGGACCGCATGGCCCTCCGCCTGATGGGCGCCAATCCCGTCACCATCAAGACCATCGCCTTCGGCGTGGGCATCGCCGCGGCGAGCCTGGCCGGCGCGCTCCTCATCAGCATCGCCCCCGTCATTCCCTCCGCGGACCGGGACTACATTGGGCGCATGTTCGCGATCACCGTGCTCGGCGGCATGGGCTCGATCGGCGGCACCCTGGTCGCCTCCGCGATCCTCGGCGTGGCCGAGAGCCTCATGTCCACCTTCTTCGGGCCGTCGTGGTCCCTCGCGGTGTCGTTCGGCATCCTGCTCATCGTGCTCGCCGTCCGGCCCGCGGGGCTCTTCGGCCGCTAGATGGGGCGCGGGCTCGGCGCGCTGCTGATCGGGGTCCTGATCGTCGGGGTGGGGGTCGGGCTCGCCGCCCTCAAGGTGAACCCGTACTTCTACTTCGCCGGCTACGTGATCCTGCAGTACATCGTGATCGCGACGGCCTGGAACATCCTCGGCGGCTACGCGGGCTACGTGAACTTCGGCACCCCCGCCTTCTTCGCGATGGGCGCCTACACGGCGGTGCTCCTCATCAAGTGGGTGAAGGCGCCGTTGCCCGTGCTCCTGCTGGCCGGCGGCCTCGTCGCCGCCCTGCTCGGGCTCGGCATCGGTTACCTCACG
This portion of the Candidatus Methylomirabilota bacterium genome encodes:
- a CDS encoding branched-chain amino acid ABC transporter permease, with the protein product MVAGLLLSGFYAAVSLGVSVIFGLLDIANIAQPAFLILGAYAAYVMNGAFGLDPILCGLLFTPVFFVLGAVVYRIYYESFERRGAESLRGLVFFFGLLFIIEVSLSMVFGVDYRLVQSGWTTRSFEIAGVGIAFRYLVPCVVGLAMTLTMYLFLSRTFYGRAIMAVSQDRMALRLMGANPVTIKTIAFGVGIAAASLAGALLISIAPVIPSADRDYIGRMFAITVLGGMGSIGGTLVASAILGVAESLMSTFFGPSWSLAVSFGILLIVLAVRPAGLFGR